CGGCCCAGGGTCGCGAAGCCGTTCCTAGACTTCGCCGAGCTTTTCTCGATTGGCGAGAAGATCGGCATCCTCCGGAGGGCGTGGACGCGGTGGGGGTGGCGGGGCGTGCGCACGGTGTTGGAGCGGGAGCGGGAGGTGCACCGGCTGCTCACGCGAGAGCGCATACTCGGGCTCGACCTGTTGAAGGGTCGGAAGGGTGAGGCAGCGGAGGATTACGCGGCCCAGTCCGCGACGCCGGAGCATGAACCCCCCGCCGAGCCTGTGACCGTCCCTGAAGCAGCTGCGGACGACGAAGGTGACGAGGCAACCGATACCGCCGGGCTGCCTCTCTTTGGCGCAGAGGCCGACAAACCAACCCACTGAACCTACTGAGGCAAGACCCGAATGTGAGCACCGCTCTTCTCTGCACCGACGACGGCATCGCGAAGGTCCAAGGGGCACTCCGCGACCAGGAGCTCGACGGATGGTTGCTGTACGAGTTCCACGGCTTGAACCCGATCGCCGTGCAGTTGCTCGGACTCGGTAAGACGACCCGGCGCGGCTACGTGCTCATTCCGGCCGAAGGTGAACCAATTGCTCTCATCCACGCGATCGAGGCGTCTTCGTGGCGTCATTGGCCGCACGCGGTTCGCAGCTACTCGGGCTGGAAGGACATGGAGGAGCAACTCGCGGCCTTGGTCGAAGGCAAGACCCGGCTCGCCATGGAAGTGTCCCCTGGCGCCGCAGTCCCGACGCTCGACTATGTGCCGGCCGGCATCGCGGGCGTGATCCTGAACCTCGGCATCGAGGCGACGAGCTCAGGTGACCTCGTCTCGCGGTTCCACTCGGTATGGACTGTTGAGCAGCGGGAGCGCCACAGGGAAGCCGCTGAAATCGTCGCAAGCGTGGCGAGACGTGCGTTCGAGCGTGCGGCGGATGCCGTTCGCGGCGGCCGGCCCACGACCGAGGGCGCGCTCTCTGAGTGGATCCGCAGCGAGCTGAGGGGTGCGGGACTCGTGGTGAAACCCGACTGCATCGTGGCGATCGGGCCGAGAGCGGCCGACTCGCACTACGCGCCCCTCGGAGCAGGGGAGACGATCAACCGAGGTGACTTGTTGCTTATCGACCTTTGGGGTGCCTTCGAGGGCATGGTATTCGCCGACCAGACCTGGATGGGATTCCTGGGCAGTGCGGTCGACGCGCGCACGCAAGCGATCTGGGAAGCTGTGCGGGATGCTCGCGACGCTGCCGTGTCGTTCCTGCAGGATCGATTCGATGCCGGCGAGGAGGTGCGCGGCTGCGAGGTCGACGACGTCGCGCGGAACGTCATCGCCGAACGCGGCCACGGGCCTCACTTCGTACACCGTACGGGTCACTCGATGGACATCGACCTGCACGGGAGTGGCCCGAATCTAGACAACCTCGAGACCCGCGACGACCGGCTCATCGTGCTGGGCGTCGGCTTCAGCATCGAGCCCGGCATTTACATCACGGACGACATCGGCGTGCGCAGCGAGATCAACGTGCATTGGGGGGCGAACGGTCCCGAGGTGACACCGTTGGAGATCCAGCAAGAGATCTTCCTGTTGTTAGAAGGCGCTTGAGCCCATCGCAGTACCGCGTGGACGTAGCGCTCCCGCTACCGATTCACCGCACGTTCACATACCGG
This portion of the Gemmatimonadota bacterium genome encodes:
- a CDS encoding aminopeptidase P family protein, translated to MSTALLCTDDGIAKVQGALRDQELDGWLLYEFHGLNPIAVQLLGLGKTTRRGYVLIPAEGEPIALIHAIEASSWRHWPHAVRSYSGWKDMEEQLAALVEGKTRLAMEVSPGAAVPTLDYVPAGIAGVILNLGIEATSSGDLVSRFHSVWTVEQRERHREAAEIVASVARRAFERAADAVRGGRPTTEGALSEWIRSELRGAGLVVKPDCIVAIGPRAADSHYAPLGAGETINRGDLLLIDLWGAFEGMVFADQTWMGFLGSAVDARTQAIWEAVRDARDAAVSFLQDRFDAGEEVRGCEVDDVARNVIAERGHGPHFVHRTGHSMDIDLHGSGPNLDNLETRDDRLIVLGVGFSIEPGIYITDDIGVRSEINVHWGANGPEVTPLEIQQEIFLLLEGA